In one window of Paraflavitalea soli DNA:
- a CDS encoding DUF5627 domain-containing protein, translating into MKKILLPIIGLFVLAACNKDVEFPDYKYQTVYFAYQYPVRTITFGEDIFNTDLDNQGKCRIMATTGGVYSSKKNLNIGIVADNSLLGTGLLFGAGKDEVLPMPNNYYTLAANSIVIPEGELTGGVDVQLTEAFFNDPKAIKNTYVIPLKIVDKSGADSILKGKDFILYAIKYVNTWHGNYLRRGKDVITGGVNQTIVRHMPYVEDDEVNKLYTRTRKALEFTVVFKDKNGVNVNCPLVLTFDDAGKCTIAAANGSFTATGSGQFVKRGEKNSWGSKDRDALYLNYNVTLSDMQVASTDTLVMRDRSVTMETFTPVAK; encoded by the coding sequence ATGAAAAAGATTCTGTTACCGATCATAGGACTCTTTGTGCTGGCGGCCTGCAACAAAGACGTTGAATTTCCGGATTACAAATACCAGACGGTGTATTTCGCCTACCAGTATCCCGTGCGTACCATCACCTTTGGGGAAGATATCTTCAATACCGATCTCGATAACCAGGGCAAGTGCAGGATCATGGCCACTACGGGCGGTGTGTATTCCAGCAAGAAGAACCTTAACATTGGGATCGTAGCCGACAATTCCTTATTGGGTACGGGTCTTTTGTTTGGTGCAGGCAAAGATGAAGTGTTGCCCATGCCCAATAATTATTATACACTGGCTGCCAATAGCATTGTGATCCCGGAAGGGGAGCTCACAGGTGGGGTAGATGTGCAACTGACGGAGGCATTTTTTAATGATCCCAAAGCGATCAAAAACACCTACGTGATCCCTTTAAAAATAGTTGACAAATCGGGTGCCGACTCTATACTGAAAGGCAAGGACTTTATTCTGTATGCGATCAAGTATGTGAATACCTGGCATGGTAATTACCTGCGCCGGGGTAAAGATGTGATAACGGGCGGTGTGAACCAAACGATCGTACGGCACATGCCCTATGTAGAAGATGATGAAGTGAATAAATTGTATACCCGCACACGGAAAGCGCTTGAATTCACCGTGGTATTTAAGGACAAGAACGGGGTGAATGTTAACTGCCCGCTGGTACTCACATTCGATGATGCCGGTAAATGTACCATTGCTGCTGCCAACGGCAGTTTCACAGCTACAGGCAGCGGCCAGTTTGTGAAAAGGGGAGAAAAGAACAGTTGGGGCAGCAAAGACCGGGATGCGCTTTACCTGAACTACAACGTTACCTTGTCCGATATGCAGGTGGCATCTACGGATACGCTGGTGATGCGCGATCGTTCTGTAACGATGGAGACCTTTACGCCAGTAGCCAAGTAA
- a CDS encoding RagB/SusD family nutrient uptake outer membrane protein, whose translation MKRNIIILLASVLLLSSCKDLLEPAIENNRDLNPDDFTANDARFPFGVLLNGYNRIPTNGWSFNDVATDDAVTNDQTNGFLKMANGQWAANNNPLNQWQNCYAAIQYLNIMLRDVDSVQWASDAATSKLFGMRVKGEAYGLRALFFYHLLQAHAGVGESGQLMGVPLMLDVQNPNTDFNQPRASFENCMKQIYSDLDKADALLPLDYENITNTANPVPAKYGAISKEQYDRVFGTLFRGLLTGRIAKAIRSKAALLAASPAFSTGSSTTWADAANYAGEVLTLKGGVGALAPKGLTWFSDGAEISGLADGANPPEILWRNNYGDNRDLEQANYPPTLFGNGRINPTQNLVDAFPMLNGYPISDAASGYVASNPYNNRDPRLKQFILVNGGTAGPNATVINTAADGATNDGLNKVETSTRTGYYLRKLLRQDVNLNPNSANNQRHYKPHIRYTELFLNYAEAANEAWGPMGTGSNAFSAYDVIKAIRKRAGIGTTNNDAYLETAKASKEQMRELIHNERRLELCFEGFRFWDLRRWKAPLTETAKGVSISNNIPTIIDVESRQFQPFMIYGPIPYLEILKFGALEQNQGWR comes from the coding sequence ATGAAGAGAAATATCATCATCCTGCTGGCTTCTGTCTTGCTGCTGAGTAGCTGCAAGGACCTGCTGGAGCCGGCGATCGAAAATAACCGGGACCTGAACCCGGATGACTTTACTGCCAATGACGCCCGTTTCCCGTTTGGTGTGCTGCTCAATGGCTACAACCGTATACCGACCAACGGCTGGTCGTTCAACGATGTAGCGACAGATGATGCAGTGACCAACGACCAGACCAATGGTTTCCTGAAAATGGCCAACGGACAATGGGCAGCCAATAACAACCCCCTTAATCAGTGGCAGAACTGTTATGCAGCCATTCAATACCTCAATATCATGCTGCGTGATGTAGATTCGGTGCAATGGGCATCTGATGCGGCCACGAGCAAGCTGTTTGGCATGCGGGTAAAAGGGGAAGCCTATGGTTTACGCGCCCTGTTCTTCTATCACCTGTTGCAGGCGCATGCAGGGGTAGGAGAGAGTGGCCAACTGATGGGTGTGCCGCTCATGCTGGATGTGCAGAACCCTAATACGGATTTTAACCAGCCCCGGGCCAGCTTTGAAAATTGTATGAAGCAGATCTATAGTGACCTGGACAAGGCTGATGCTTTGCTGCCGCTGGATTATGAAAACATTACCAATACCGCAAACCCCGTACCTGCCAAATATGGTGCTATTTCCAAAGAGCAATATGACCGGGTATTTGGTACACTTTTCAGAGGCTTGCTCACTGGCCGTATTGCAAAGGCCATCCGTTCGAAAGCGGCTTTGCTGGCGGCGAGTCCGGCCTTCAGCACAGGTAGCTCCACCACCTGGGCCGATGCAGCCAATTATGCTGGTGAAGTACTGACCCTCAAAGGTGGTGTGGGTGCATTGGCGCCCAAAGGCCTTACGTGGTTTTCAGATGGCGCTGAGATCTCGGGACTGGCCGATGGCGCCAATCCTCCTGAAATACTCTGGAGAAACAATTACGGTGATAATCGCGACCTGGAGCAGGCCAATTATCCTCCCACGCTGTTTGGGAACGGCCGTATCAACCCAACACAAAACCTGGTGGATGCTTTCCCAATGCTTAATGGGTATCCCATTTCCGATGCTGCCAGCGGGTATGTAGCTTCCAACCCTTATAATAACCGTGATCCCCGTTTGAAGCAATTCATTTTGGTGAATGGTGGAACAGCAGGCCCCAATGCTACGGTGATCAATACAGCAGCCGATGGCGCCACTAATGATGGGTTGAATAAAGTAGAGACTTCCACACGGACAGGATATTACCTGCGCAAATTGCTGCGCCAGGATGTGAACCTCAATCCCAACTCGGCCAATAACCAACGTCATTACAAACCGCATATCCGGTATACAGAGCTTTTCCTCAATTATGCCGAGGCTGCCAATGAGGCCTGGGGCCCCATGGGTACAGGCAGTAATGCTTTCTCTGCCTATGATGTGATCAAGGCCATCCGTAAAAGAGCTGGTATAGGGACTACGAACAACGATGCTTACCTGGAAACAGCGAAGGCAAGCAAAGAGCAAATGCGGGAACTGATCCACAACGAACGGAGGCTGGAACTTTGCTTTGAAGGTTTCCGCTTCTGGGACCTGCGCCGCTGGAAAGCACCTCTTACGGAAACGGCAAAAGGAGTGAGTATCAGCAATAACATTCCCACGATCATAGATGTAGAGAGCAGGCAATTTCAGCCTTTTATGATCTATGGTCCTATTCCATACCTCGAGATACTGAAATTCGGTGCCCTGGAGCAAAACCAGGGATGGAGGTAG
- a CDS encoding SusC/RagA family TonB-linked outer membrane protein — protein sequence MKYIKIMCMCGGLAVAMPVAQAQDSTATVAPKAGDNGVQVAFRKVNKNDLLGGVSVVDVPAQMKQNYMTYSLENMEAWANGFNGNSMWGMGSYLLVIDGVPREAGNVLPTEIAQISFLKGVNAVALYGSRAVKGVVYITTKRGEAGDQQIHVRANAGMQVPKVYPKYLGSAEYMSLYNEARRNDGLTELYSPETIYNYASGKNPFRYPNVDYYSDEYLSKAFGRYDVTAEISGGNEKARYYTNVGYQTSGSLLNFGEAIKNDRADRLNLRGNVDINLNDYITAYVDATAIFYTGKGVNTNYWGSAATLRPHRFAPLIPLSMIEPEDEASQVLVKNSNHIIDGKYLLGGTQLDQTNPFAAIYAGGNNKYTSRQFQFNTGVKADLRHVLKGLSFQSTFAVDYNASYNLAYNNNYTVYAPTWNTYSGVDLISNLTQYGQDATSGIQNVSNSWYRQTVSATGQFNYVNAIRNTHNLSAVLLVNGWQQSESAVYHATSNANLGLQLGYNFKQTYYADFSGAVVHSAKLPEGKRQAFSPTVSLGWRISNESFLRGSSVVDNLRLTASAGILHTDLDIASYYLYQRTYTPLGSWFGWKDGTGVQATESRREENLEMTFPKREEISIGVDGSFFKGLVKLDANFFVNKITGNIIQPDVLYPSYFTTGWPVSSFAPFVNYNDDKRIGFDFNVSLNKKLGEINWTLGVVAAYYKTTATKRAEIYENSYQNRQGKPLDAIWGLQNLGFFKDADDVKNSPAQSFGKVKPGDIKYKDQNGDGTIDARDEVFLGRGGWYGAPLTLGINLGAQWKNFSFLALGVGRYGAYGMKNSSYFWVDGEDKYSIVVRDRWTPATAETARYPRLTTTNSDNNFRASDFWLYKTNRFDLAKVQVSYDLSGVLGAKKFVKELGVYVSGFNLLTISTEREILEMNIGSAPQTRLYNLGVKALF from the coding sequence ATGAAGTATATAAAAATAATGTGCATGTGCGGAGGGCTGGCGGTGGCCATGCCGGTAGCACAGGCACAGGATAGCACGGCCACGGTGGCACCCAAAGCAGGGGACAACGGGGTACAGGTAGCTTTCCGCAAGGTGAATAAAAATGACCTGCTGGGAGGCGTGTCGGTCGTTGATGTGCCTGCACAAATGAAGCAAAACTATATGACCTATAGCCTGGAGAATATGGAGGCCTGGGCCAATGGTTTTAATGGCAACAGCATGTGGGGTATGGGCAGTTACCTGTTGGTGATCGACGGGGTACCCCGTGAGGCGGGCAACGTATTGCCCACGGAGATCGCGCAGATATCCTTCCTGAAGGGTGTCAATGCGGTGGCGCTCTACGGAAGCCGGGCTGTTAAAGGGGTGGTGTATATTACTACGAAACGAGGTGAAGCAGGCGATCAACAGATCCATGTAAGGGCCAATGCGGGCATGCAAGTGCCCAAAGTGTATCCCAAATACCTGGGTTCGGCTGAATACATGAGCCTGTACAATGAGGCCAGGCGCAACGATGGTTTGACGGAATTGTATAGCCCTGAGACGATTTATAACTACGCCTCGGGCAAGAATCCTTTCCGTTATCCCAATGTAGATTATTACTCTGATGAATACCTGAGCAAGGCCTTCGGCCGCTATGATGTGACAGCGGAGATCTCAGGGGGTAATGAAAAAGCACGTTATTATACGAATGTAGGATACCAGACTTCGGGGTCACTGCTCAATTTTGGCGAAGCCATTAAGAACGACCGGGCCGACCGCCTCAATTTGCGTGGCAATGTAGATATCAACCTCAACGATTATATCACGGCTTATGTAGATGCCACGGCCATTTTCTATACCGGCAAAGGGGTTAATACCAATTACTGGGGTAGTGCCGCCACTTTACGCCCGCACCGTTTTGCTCCGCTCATTCCCCTTAGTATGATCGAACCGGAAGATGAGGCTTCGCAGGTGTTGGTGAAGAACAGCAACCACATCATTGATGGCAAGTATCTGCTGGGTGGCACACAACTGGATCAAACGAATCCATTTGCCGCTATCTACGCCGGAGGCAATAATAAATATACCAGCCGCCAATTCCAGTTCAACACGGGAGTAAAGGCCGACCTGCGCCATGTGCTGAAAGGACTTTCTTTCCAGTCGACTTTTGCGGTGGATTACAATGCTTCCTACAACCTGGCCTATAATAATAATTACACGGTATATGCACCCACCTGGAACACTTATTCGGGCGTAGACCTTATCAGCAACCTGACCCAGTACGGCCAGGATGCTACTTCAGGGATACAGAACGTAAGCAATAGCTGGTACCGGCAAACGGTCTCGGCAACAGGCCAGTTCAATTATGTAAACGCTATCCGGAACACGCACAACCTCTCTGCCGTGTTGCTGGTGAACGGCTGGCAACAATCGGAATCGGCCGTGTACCATGCTACCAGCAATGCCAACCTGGGCTTGCAGTTGGGTTATAATTTCAAGCAGACCTATTATGCCGACTTCAGCGGTGCGGTGGTGCACAGTGCCAAACTGCCCGAAGGCAAGCGCCAGGCTTTTTCGCCCACGGTATCACTGGGCTGGCGCATCAGCAATGAGTCTTTTCTGCGCGGAAGTTCCGTGGTAGATAACCTGCGCCTGACAGCATCTGCCGGCATCCTGCACACCGATCTTGATATTGCGTCCTATTACCTGTACCAGAGAACATATACACCACTGGGTAGCTGGTTTGGCTGGAAAGATGGTACCGGTGTCCAGGCTACAGAGTCGAGGAGAGAAGAAAATTTAGAGATGACCTTTCCCAAGCGCGAAGAGATCAGTATAGGGGTGGATGGCTCTTTCTTTAAAGGGCTGGTGAAGCTGGATGCTAATTTCTTTGTGAACAAGATCACGGGCAATATCATTCAGCCTGATGTATTGTACCCTTCCTATTTCACCACGGGTTGGCCTGTTTCTTCTTTCGCTCCTTTTGTAAACTATAATGACGATAAACGCATCGGTTTTGACTTCAATGTGAGCCTGAACAAAAAGCTGGGGGAAATAAACTGGACGCTTGGCGTGGTAGCTGCTTATTACAAAACCACGGCTACCAAACGGGCTGAAATATATGAGAACAGCTACCAGAATCGCCAGGGCAAACCGCTGGACGCGATCTGGGGACTACAAAATCTCGGCTTCTTCAAAGATGCCGATGATGTTAAAAACTCGCCGGCGCAATCCTTTGGCAAAGTAAAACCAGGCGATATCAAATACAAAGACCAGAACGGAGACGGGACGATCGATGCACGCGATGAAGTGTTCCTGGGTCGTGGCGGCTGGTATGGCGCCCCCTTAACGCTGGGCATCAACCTGGGCGCCCAATGGAAGAACTTCTCCTTCCTGGCATTGGGTGTGGGCCGTTACGGCGCCTATGGCATGAAGAACAGTTCTTATTTCTGGGTAGATGGGGAAGACAAATATTCCATCGTAGTACGGGATCGCTGGACGCCGGCCACTGCTGAGACTGCCAGGTACCCCAGGCTTACCACTACCAACAGTGATAACAATTTCCGCGCTTCTGACTTCTGGTTGTACAAGACCAATCGTTTTGACCTGGCCAAAGTGCAGGTGTCCTATGACCTGAGTGGGGTGCTGGGTGCGAAGAAATTTGTAAAGGAATTAGGCGTGTATGTAAGTGGCTTCAACCTGCTTACTATTTCTACCGAGCGTGAGATCCTGGAAATGAATATTGGCAGCGCGCCGCAAACCCGCTTATATAACCTGGGTGTGAAAGCATTGTTTTAA
- a CDS encoding RagB/SusD family nutrient uptake outer membrane protein has translation MNKYIKTLLTAMVVASLVGQVSCKKFLDREPQSIVSAKDAFKNFTNFQGFTEELYHCIPDFSNAYWTNCWNWGEDEITSTSFDFHFVIKIDNGDFWGWQSQFDGWQAGWMDRNNTNTNDDRMTKSLWKLGWYGIRKANMGLENLDKLTDATQEEKDLIKGQLLFFRGWFHFMFIQYFGGLPYIDKVLPGDEKLTLPRLKYNECADKAAADFREAANLLPVIWDNTTAGKRTLGKNQLRINKIMALGYLGKNYLWAGSPLMNYVVTGNKTYNTEYCKKAAEAFGELLQLVEGGQTEYKLVEFAKYYTNFYSTGQNWLMPGGTEAIFRGPYYGANGTNYNTSKQYQPNPILSPEAMKFLPTANYVDYYGMANGLPIKDITQADAESGYDPSYPWKNRDPRFYNDIVYDGVKCVQGATTDEGNRYAKLHTGGTYRNISTGSRTGYLLYKFIPITANVFDNGWSYDRALNIHLPYMRLADVYLMYAEAAAQGYGAPTGKAGNYGKTAVDAVNVIRNRAGVGQVAAQFLGSLDAFMPELRRERAVELSYEGHRFNDLRRWMLLIQSPYTLKKSVEFDRAPGFNAADPKNNKVLNLREVTILERKYTEKHYWFPLKNADANMYLEFAQNPGW, from the coding sequence ATGAACAAGTATATTAAGACATTGCTGACGGCCATGGTGGTTGCTTCCCTGGTGGGGCAGGTATCCTGCAAGAAATTCCTTGACAGGGAGCCGCAATCGATCGTATCTGCAAAGGATGCTTTTAAAAATTTTACCAATTTCCAGGGCTTTACAGAGGAGCTCTATCATTGTATCCCGGATTTTTCGAATGCTTACTGGACCAATTGCTGGAACTGGGGCGAAGATGAAATTACGTCCACCTCCTTTGATTTCCATTTCGTGATCAAGATCGACAATGGTGATTTCTGGGGCTGGCAATCGCAATTCGATGGCTGGCAGGCGGGCTGGATGGACCGTAACAACACGAATACCAACGACGACCGCATGACCAAATCGCTGTGGAAGCTGGGTTGGTATGGCATCCGCAAAGCCAATATGGGACTGGAAAACCTGGATAAACTGACGGATGCCACGCAGGAAGAGAAGGACCTGATCAAAGGCCAGTTGTTGTTTTTCCGTGGCTGGTTCCATTTTATGTTCATCCAGTATTTTGGCGGTTTGCCTTATATCGACAAGGTATTGCCCGGCGACGAAAAACTGACCTTGCCACGTCTTAAATACAATGAATGTGCGGATAAAGCGGCGGCTGATTTCAGAGAAGCAGCCAACCTGTTGCCTGTTATCTGGGACAATACGACTGCCGGAAAAAGAACCCTGGGTAAAAACCAACTGCGCATCAACAAGATCATGGCGCTGGGATACCTGGGTAAGAACTATCTCTGGGCTGGAAGTCCATTAATGAATTATGTGGTGACAGGGAATAAGACCTACAACACGGAGTATTGCAAAAAGGCTGCTGAAGCTTTTGGCGAGTTGCTCCAATTGGTGGAAGGCGGCCAGACGGAATATAAGCTGGTAGAGTTTGCAAAATACTATACCAATTTCTATTCTACCGGTCAGAACTGGTTAATGCCAGGAGGTACAGAAGCTATTTTCCGCGGACCCTATTATGGGGCCAACGGAACGAATTACAATACGAGCAAGCAATACCAGCCTAATCCTATTCTGTCGCCAGAGGCCATGAAATTCCTGCCTACGGCGAATTATGTGGATTATTATGGTATGGCCAATGGTTTACCCATCAAGGATATTACGCAGGCCGATGCAGAATCGGGTTATGATCCTTCCTATCCCTGGAAGAACAGGGACCCACGGTTTTACAATGATATAGTATACGATGGGGTAAAATGTGTGCAGGGGGCTACGACGGATGAAGGAAACCGTTATGCCAAACTACATACAGGTGGCACTTACCGCAATATAAGCACGGGCAGCCGTACAGGTTACCTGCTGTATAAATTCATTCCCATCACGGCGAATGTATTTGATAATGGCTGGAGTTATGACAGAGCTTTGAATATTCACCTGCCGTATATGCGCCTGGCAGATGTGTACTTAATGTATGCCGAGGCCGCCGCGCAAGGATATGGAGCACCGACTGGCAAAGCCGGTAATTATGGCAAGACGGCGGTGGACGCGGTCAATGTGATCCGGAACAGGGCAGGTGTGGGCCAGGTGGCCGCTCAATTCCTGGGATCACTCGATGCTTTCATGCCTGAACTGCGGCGCGAACGCGCAGTAGAGCTCTCTTATGAAGGACATCGTTTCAATGACCTGCGCAGGTGGATGTTGTTGATCCAAAGCCCGTATACCTTGAAGAAATCTGTTGAATTTGACCGGGCTCCCGGATTCAATGCAGCCGATCCTAAGAACAACAAGGTGCTTAACCTGCGGGAGGTAACGATCCTGGAGCGTAAGTATACAGAGAAGCATTATTGGTTTCCGTTAAAAAATGCGGATGCCAATATGTACCTGGAGTTTGCACAGAACCCGGGATGGTAG
- a CDS encoding SusC/RagA family TonB-linked outer membrane protein codes for MNFIQKPGKWLLVTVVTLSIVLVYSPLRAQDARVVQGVVLDEKKVPIPGTTVQVKQTNISTSTTMDGKFSLRVPADKHILVFTYVGKIAQEINVRNSSNVIVNLKDSVIGLEDVVVVGYGRQKKESVVAAVSQTTGKTLERAGGVSNIGAALTGNVPGLITAQSTGLPGEEDPQIIIRGRSTWNNSSPLILVDGVERAMTSVDIGSVETVSVLKDASATAVFGSRGANGVILITTKRGKTGKASIRGTVNTIMKVPSKLPGKADSYETLRAINEAIEYELALKPESWNNYYPQDILNKYRNPANLEEAERYPNVDWEKTLFKDYAMSQNANLNVSGGTRFVKYFTSADFLHEGDLFKTYDNNRGYKPGFGFNRLNTRTNLDFQLSPSTLFKVNLSGSYGVRKSPWGFTGNQYGPWIDAYTTAPDVFMPVYSDGSWGFFAPNEGRAENSARSLAIGGIQYQTTARITTDFALEQNLDMLVKGLRFNGTVSMDNTFVESDRGVNDLYNGVQRKWIDPETGTVLYKEKFDGVSNFDFQEGAKWSPAGGAVSGNQRRLFYQLQLNYAKTIARKHALTAMGLLNRNITNNGSAIPSYREDWVFRTTYTYDNKYTIEYNGAYNGSEKFAPQYRFAFFSSGGLNWIVSKEKFLQNVSFLDLLKVRASYGQTGFDDVGGRFLYLTDWAYGGRARIGVTGEAAEQSPYNWYRENSVGNPNVQWEQAEKFNIGADFELFKGFIRGKVDFFQDKRSKILLGSRTSVPSYYGVTPPVANLGRVNSQGYELELHFNYATARNVRLWADLNMTHTKNRVIDGDNPALLPDYQKTDGKQIGQAYSYVSQGTYNTWDELYGSTIHNTNDNQKLPGNYYIVDYNGDGVIDAQDNIPYGHSGWPQNTYNATFGVDWKGLSAFVQFYGVNNVTRQVVFNSLGSQNHVLYDEGSYWSKDNPNADVPMPRWLSTPAGYYRGTQYMYDGSYLRLKNAEIAYTFSKGLVKRVGLESLRIYLNGNNLAVWSKMPDDRESNFAGTGWASQGAYPTVKRYNLGANIIF; via the coding sequence ATGAATTTCATACAAAAGCCAGGGAAATGGCTTCTTGTGACAGTGGTAACGCTGTCGATCGTTCTTGTCTATTCGCCCCTGCGGGCCCAGGACGCCCGCGTGGTACAAGGGGTGGTGCTGGATGAGAAAAAGGTGCCGATCCCGGGCACCACGGTGCAGGTGAAGCAAACCAATATCAGCACAAGTACCACCATGGATGGAAAATTCTCCCTGCGTGTGCCCGCTGATAAGCATATCCTTGTTTTTACTTATGTAGGGAAAATTGCGCAGGAGATCAATGTCCGCAATAGCAGCAATGTGATCGTAAACCTAAAGGACAGCGTGATCGGCCTGGAAGATGTGGTGGTGGTTGGTTATGGCCGCCAGAAAAAAGAAAGCGTGGTAGCGGCCGTTTCGCAAACTACGGGTAAAACGTTGGAAAGAGCCGGCGGTGTATCGAATATCGGTGCAGCGCTCACGGGTAATGTGCCCGGCCTCATTACTGCACAAAGTACGGGCCTGCCGGGTGAAGAGGACCCACAGATCATCATCCGTGGCCGCAGCACCTGGAACAACAGCAGCCCGCTGATACTGGTCGATGGAGTAGAACGTGCCATGACCAGCGTGGACATTGGTTCCGTAGAGACCGTGTCGGTGCTGAAAGATGCTTCTGCCACGGCGGTATTCGGATCACGCGGCGCCAATGGCGTTATCCTCATTACCACTAAACGTGGTAAAACGGGTAAGGCTTCTATCAGGGGTACTGTTAATACCATCATGAAAGTGCCTTCCAAATTGCCTGGCAAAGCGGATTCGTATGAGACCCTGCGTGCCATCAATGAGGCGATCGAATACGAACTGGCTTTGAAACCTGAAAGCTGGAATAATTATTACCCACAGGACATCCTCAATAAATACCGTAACCCGGCGAACCTGGAAGAGGCGGAGCGTTATCCCAATGTAGACTGGGAGAAAACCCTTTTCAAGGATTATGCGATGTCGCAGAATGCCAACCTCAATGTGAGTGGGGGTACGCGCTTTGTGAAATATTTTACCAGTGCCGACTTCCTGCACGAAGGGGATCTTTTCAAGACCTACGATAATAACCGTGGTTATAAACCCGGTTTTGGTTTCAACCGGCTGAATACCCGTACCAACCTCGATTTTCAGCTTTCACCCTCTACGCTCTTTAAGGTAAACCTTTCCGGCTCTTATGGCGTACGAAAAAGTCCCTGGGGCTTTACGGGTAATCAATACGGGCCCTGGATCGATGCCTATACTACGGCGCCGGATGTGTTCATGCCCGTGTATTCAGACGGTTCCTGGGGATTCTTTGCACCCAATGAAGGACGGGCGGAAAACTCAGCCCGTAGCCTGGCCATCGGTGGCATTCAATACCAGACCACCGCGCGCATCACTACTGATTTTGCGCTGGAACAAAATTTAGACATGCTGGTCAAAGGCTTACGCTTCAATGGTACTGTTTCCATGGACAATACATTCGTGGAAAGCGACCGGGGTGTGAATGATCTGTACAATGGCGTGCAACGCAAATGGATCGATCCGGAAACCGGTACGGTGTTGTATAAGGAGAAATTTGACGGCGTATCCAACTTCGATTTCCAGGAAGGAGCCAAGTGGTCGCCGGCAGGGGGAGCCGTTTCGGGCAACCAACGCCGACTGTTCTATCAACTGCAACTTAATTATGCCAAAACCATTGCACGCAAACATGCGCTCACTGCCATGGGATTGCTGAACCGCAATATTACCAATAACGGCAGCGCCATTCCTTCTTACCGTGAGGACTGGGTATTCCGTACTACGTATACCTACGATAATAAATATACCATTGAGTACAACGGTGCTTACAACGGTTCGGAGAAGTTTGCACCACAATACCGCTTCGCGTTCTTCTCTTCCGGTGGATTGAACTGGATCGTGTCGAAAGAAAAGTTCCTGCAAAATGTTAGCTTCCTCGACCTGCTGAAGGTGCGTGCTTCCTATGGTCAAACGGGTTTTGACGACGTGGGTGGCCGCTTTTTGTACCTGACAGACTGGGCTTATGGCGGCAGGGCGCGGATAGGTGTGACCGGCGAAGCTGCCGAGCAAAGTCCGTATAACTGGTACCGGGAGAATTCCGTGGGCAATCCGAATGTACAGTGGGAGCAGGCAGAGAAGTTCAATATAGGCGCCGACTTTGAACTGTTCAAAGGCTTTATCAGAGGTAAAGTAGATTTCTTCCAGGATAAGCGCAGTAAAATATTGTTGGGCAGCCGTACTTCCGTGCCTTCTTATTATGGTGTTACGCCTCCGGTGGCCAATCTGGGCCGGGTGAATTCACAAGGGTATGAATTGGAATTGCATTTCAATTATGCAACAGCGCGCAATGTGCGGCTTTGGGCTGATCTGAATATGACGCATACGAAGAACAGGGTGATCGACGGCGACAACCCTGCGCTGCTGCCAGACTACCAGAAAACGGATGGCAAGCAGATCGGACAGGCTTATTCGTATGTAAGCCAGGGTACTTACAATACCTGGGATGAACTGTATGGCAGCACGATCCATAACACGAACGATAACCAGAAATTGCCCGGCAATTATTACATCGTGGATTATAATGGCGACGGGGTGATCGATGCGCAGGATAATATTCCCTATGGTCATAGCGGCTGGCCGCAGAACACCTACAATGCAACATTCGGTGTTGATTGGAAAGGCTTGAGTGCTTTTGTACAATTCTATGGGGTGAATAATGTGACCCGCCAGGTAGTGTTCAACAGTTTGGGCTCTCAAAACCATGTGTTGTACGACGAGGGCAGTTACTGGTCCAAAGACAATCCCAATGCAGATGTACCCATGCCCCGCTGGTTGTCGACCCCTGCTGGTTATTATCGTGGTACGCAATACATGTACGATGGTTCCTACCTGCGCCTGAAGAACGCGGAGATCGCTTATACATTCAGCAAAGGATTGGTAAAACGGGTGGGACTGGAATCACTCAGGATCTACCTGAATGGTAATAACCTCGCTGTCTGGAGCAAGATGCCGGATGATCGGGAATCGAATTTTGCCGGTACAGGCTGGGCTTCGCAGGGTGCTTATCCTACTGTAAAGCGTTACAACCTCGGTGCTAACATTATTTTCTAA